Part of the Phormidium ambiguum IAM M-71 genome is shown below.
GGAAATTAGGTTGAGTAATGGCAATAGGTACACCCGGAAAACCTGCGCCAGTTCCAATATCAATTACTTTAGGATTGGCAATGACAGGCAAGATGCCTGTCCTACCATCCGATTTTGTCTTATCTAAAAATGGTGCAATTCCTCGTAAAGAATCCCAAAGATGTTTTTCCCAAAAATCTGTCGGTTCAGTAATCCGAGTTAAATTTAATTGCTGATTTCCTTGACAAATTAATTCATAAAGCAATTGAAATTTACTTAATTCCCAATTACTCGGTTGCCAATTTAAGGTTTCCTGCCAGAGTTCCATCATTTCCGGCAGCTTTGGTATTTCTATTTGATTGCTCATTTTTTAACAGTAATTGTTCCGCCTTGTTCTTCTGTACTTCTGCTTTTGCAGTCTCCCGTTTTGACTTTATCTGGGTCAACTGCGATTAATTCACCGTGATTTAATGTCCAACAGCGATCGGCTATTGTTAATAAATCTCCAGCATCGTGAGTGACAACAAATAAACTTAAATGATTCTTTAATTTTCCTAACAAATTTACTAATTGACGACGCATCGACCAATCTAAACCAGCAGTTGGTTCATCTAACAATAATAAATGTGGCTGACGAATTAACTGCACTGCTAAAGCCAAACGTCTCTGTTGTCCACCACTTAAAGAATGTGGGGAAGTATTTAATGATAAATGAGCTAATCCCACTTCTGTCAATGCTTCCTGAACTCGCTGGGCACCTAATTCTGGATGTCCCAAGCGCAATTCTTCCAAAATAGTGCCACCACAGAAATAACGTTCAGGAAATTGAAACACTAATCCAGCTAATTGTTGCAAATGTTCGGGTGTTAATTCCTGATCTCGCCACAATACCCTGCCTGATGTATTTTCGCTTAATCCCGCTAACACTTCTAACAAGGTACTTTTGCCGGAACCACTAGGCCCGATGACTAACCCCATTTGCTGTGGTGCTAATTCCAGGTTAATGGATTTTAAAATTGGTGCTGGGGTAGCTGCCGGATGATAACTAAGTTCTCGAAGATAGAGCATTCAGTAAAAAATATGAATCATTCTGTCATCATTTTGGCACAAGGAGGATTGTGGATTAGGGATGCGTCACATTATGACTCAAAACGCAGTTGCATTTCTGAGGCGGTGATGGTCACTGGCTCAACTTTTCGGTACGATCATAACTCTTGTAGGGTAGGCATCCTGCCTGCTTTTGAGATTCTTTTCTGGAGAAATCTCATGCTACCGCCTACTTCTTCCCTATTCACTGTGAATCTCAGTTCAAAGGTTTACAAACGTGATAAGACGATCGAGTAATTAACCTTTAAACTTGTGAAAAAATGGCAAATTTGGAGGAGGCGCTAAAGTGCTACTACGTACAAAAGCGATCGCACTCCTTTACTTCACCCACCTTAAACCATTTCGTTCTTGATACTCTAAAATATACACTACATTCTTTTGCTCTAAAGGAGTTAACAAATTATCGGGAAAACTTTCTGGCGAATATATCGAACGATACCAGGATTGGCTACTAAAATATTCTTGTAATTCTTGACTTCTAAACTTTCTGCCATAACGAGCATAAATTGAATTTCGCAAAACATCTAACTCTAAAGCATTTTTATCAAACAAATCTGCATCAGTAACTTGTCTTTGGGAAAGCCAAGTAAAATCGTAATTTTTAGGAAAATTTATCTGCGGAATAACAGGTATACTTTGTTTTAAATTTGGTTGGGGAATGGAGTTAAAAAATGTTCGATAAATTGTTGGTATACTAACTAAACAGATGAGAATTATACTACCAATAATCAGTAAGTTTTTCTGATTAATTTGCTCTGCGGGTGCAGGATTTTGTTTTACATTTTCATCTGCTTTTTTTGGAGAAGTGGCTAATAAAGTTACCGTAGAAGGGATAAGAGTAGAATCTAATTTTAATGCTTCTAACATTTCATTGGCTGTTTGGTAGCGATCGCACCAATGAGACTGAACTGCCTTTTGCAAAACTCTTACCAAACTAAGACTAATGTTTAAAGCATACTGCTGCCATAAAATCTCTCCCGTTTGATAATCTATATCCAAAGTTTTAGGAGTCCGATGAGTTAACAAATAAATTGCTGTCATTCCCAAACTATATAGATCGCTAGCATAAACAGGTCTACCTGCTGCTTGTTCAGGAGGCATAAAACCACTAGTACCAATAACAATAGAACTAGTTGTACTACCATGAGAATTGACTATAGTTCCCATCGTTTCTTTAACAGCACCAAAATCAATTAAAACAGGTTTGCCATCACTTTCCCTGATAATAATATTGTCTGGTTTAATATCCCGATGTACCATTTTTTTGCTATGGACATAATCTAAAACGGGCAAAATATCCAACAAAAACCCTCGGACGAAACTTTCAGTTTGCACGCCTTCCAATTGAAGTTTTTTTCCTAAAGTTTGTCCGGCAATCCATTCTTGAACTAAATAAAATTGCTCATTAATAGTAAAATAAGCATATAATTTAGGTATTTGATGATTGCCTTCGCCCAATTCTTCTAAAACTACAGCTTCCCGTGCAAATCTTTCTTTGACTAACTGATAAACTTCCGGTTTATTTTCAATAGGTTTCAGTTGCTTAATTACACAACGACGTTTCGACGGCATATTCGTATCTTCTGCCAAAAAAGTATCACCAAAACCACCACCACCCAATTTTTGGAGCAAAAGATAGCGGTTATTCAGAAGTTCCGGTATCATTGGCATTCACAGATTTGGTTTTGCTCACTAGCTTACAAACCTATGCTACAACTATAAATTTGGCGCGATCGCTATTTACAAACAAAAAATAACTCTTATTATACAAACGTACCCAACTATCAAGAGCAATGGGCGATATCCAAATTATCCGTGACTTTTACTCATTTGGCGAACAAACAAATCGTACCCTCCGCATCTTCACCCCTACCGCTTACCATGAACAGCCTTATAAGCGATTTCCTGTGCTTTATATGTTGGATGGGCAAAACATCTTTTCTCATCCAGAATCTGCCGTTTATGATACTTGGTGTGCCAATATTGCCTTAGAAGATTTAATTTCTCAAGGAACTATCCAGCCTTGGATTATTGTTGGGATCGATCACTTACCCAACCGAATGGAAGAATATTCTCCCTGGCAAGATGGACGGGGACATTTAACCTCGGAATTTTTAGTAAATAGTTTAAAACCTTATATCGATCGCCAATATCGTACTCTCACCGATCCGCAAAATACCGCAATTTTAGGATCGAGTATGGGAGGATTATTTGCTTTGTATATCGGCAAAACTTACCCACAACTTTTTGGACGCATTGGTGGTATTTCTCCCGCCTTAATGTTCGGTGGAGACTTCATGTTTCGCTATTGGGATAGACACACTCGCTTTTGGTCAAAAATTCTCTTATATGTCGGTAGTGCCGAACAATACAACTATTACGGCACTGAACTAGATTTCGTGCCAATAAACGAGTACTTTTATCAGCATTTGAAAAATTTAGGCTACACAGAACAGGAATTAAGTTTTGTGCTTGCCGAAAGCGAAATTCACCACGAAACTGCTTGGCAAAAACGTTTACCAGAAATCTTAACTTGGTTATTAGAACCCACAGTAGGAAGTGGGTGGTTTTAAGGACAAATAGCAAAATTTTCCTATATTTAACAATAGTAAAATTTAGCTATTTGCCCACTTATAACCTAAGCAAATTATCCCTTATAACCCACATAAAGAGGAATTTGTCTGCCACTACCTACAAAACTTGGTACACTACTCCGAGATAAATTTCTAGTTATTCCATTGCGCTTTTCCTGAATATAAGTTGTATAGTTAGGCCCTCCTCCATAATTGATTTCTGCCAAACTAACTGAAATTGAAGACTCATCATTAATAAACATTGGATCATTTTGAGTTCCATCAGGCGCAGCAGTTGTAGTGTAGGCAAAACCACCAAGAAGCTCTGTTTTTCCACCGTTTTTAGTGTGAATTAATGTACCCCCTCGTTCGGTTTTCAGTCCCAAAATCCAAAGATTTCCACCATTATTTGTAATATGGGTTCCCTGATACTCTACGTTAAACTGACGTGCCCAAATATTTTGTTGATTGAATGTCCAATTAGAAAAAGGATTGGAAACGACATCTTCAAGAAAAACATCACCTGAACCTGTCATATTACCCGATACATTTAAAGAGTGACGAATTACGATCGTTCTTGCAGAAGCATTCTCAAAAGTTGGGTTTTGGTAATAACCACCCTCCAGCCTTTCAAACACAACTACAGGACTAGTACCATCCACCAATTTGAAACCTGTATAACTTTGATTGGACTCCGTACCAACAATTACTTTTGCTTCCGTACCAATTACTCGTCGTACATTGTTACGAACTAAAACTGTATTTCTTAGGTCGTAAGTTCCATTGGGAAAATAAACAGTAGTTCTTCCCGAATCGATCGCTCTTTGCACTGCCTCCGAATCATCCCTTCCATCATCAGGAATTGCCCCAAAAGAAACCACATTCGCCCAAGGCGTTGTCGTTGGATTATCCCAAGGCACATCAGGAGTTTCCCGAATCGGCAAATTCAATGTTTTAGTCGGAGTCTCAAACAAACTCCTAATACCACCAGAAGAAAACTCACCAATTAATGGCCCTGTTTGGATATTACCCGCACTTTGAATCGCAGCTTGATAACCCGATGTTGTCAAATTGCGAACGAACAAACTATTCGCCGGATCGTTTCTCAGTGCTGGTTGATTAATAGCGCCGTTAATCCCAGTGAAAGACGCATCAATCAACGTCATACGTCCTCTAGCGTTATAAACAGCAGTCACTCCGTTTGTACTGGTCAATCCGCGAATATTGATTACCTGACCTGTATTGTAGAATCCGTAAACACTTTGGTTTTCTAACTTGATATTTTCAAAAGTTTGACTATTAACGGTGAAACCAGTCCGAATCCCGTATTGAAATCCTTGTACGGTAACATTTTTAACTAAGAGAGGCCCGATTTCGTCCATAAAATTCATATCCAAGCCATTCACACCCAGTCCATCACCCGATCGAATCGTTACCTCACGCACAGTTCCTTGGTTACTGGCATTGAACTGAATACCGATCGCCCCAATGTTTCCCCTTCCTGTATCCAAAGTCAAGTTCCGAATCGAATTACGAAACCTTTGAGCAGGACTAGGGCCTGTAAAAATTACTGATTTTGGCTCATTGACATCAGTGAACCCAGCCGCATTATCCTTTAACTTAATAATCGTTCCCTGTTCGCTTTGTCCTTGAAGAATCGTCCTCTTATACTCCTGACCCTCCACAGTGCCTTCTGGCCAATTTAAGCGATCGGAAACCAAATAAACACCATTCGGCAAATAAATAATCCGATTTCCATTAGGATACGCATCCAGCGCCGCTTGAATCGCCGCCGTATCATCTGTCACCCCATCCCCTTTCGCCCCAAACTGGGTTTTGACATTAATAACACCCGAATCAGCCGGAAAAACAATATTCTCATTTTCAACATTGGTTGGTAGCGGCAGATTAACTTGGAAAGAACCCAATGTAGACGCAGGCATAAAATTACCGCTAGTATCGCTTACCTGATTCGGTTGTAAAGCAAAAGTGTAGCGACCATTATCATCGATCGTCCAACTACCTCCAGGTGCAGTAATTCGATAAGTTGCTGTACGCGGAGTCCCATTACTATTGTTGTTTACACCGATCAAAGTTGCCATTTGGCTAAAACCTTGGGAACCCGTTACCAAAATATCACTACTATTCAACGTCCCTACATTAACAGCCGTATTATCCGAATATGTCACAGTAAAGTCATATACAGAACCCCCCTCAGTCAAAATATCAGGCGCTGTCACGCCAGCAGTCGGAGGCGCAGAATCACCCAAAGCAATGGAATATAAATGACTTTGAGGAATCACTTGTTTATTTAAAGAAGGCCCCGACCATAATAATTGAGCAGATGCCGAACCTTCCCACTCTAAATATTCCAGCTTGATATCATACTTCTGATTCCCAGAAAGGCTAATCGAACCGCTTCTTTCACTAACTACTCCCGCATCTTCCCAGTCATCAATTAACTGTTTTCCATTTACCCACAACCTCACTCCATCATTCGCCCGCACAAAAAACGTATAGTTCCCAGAAGTTTCCGGTTGTATCTGTCCCGTCCAACGAACTGAGAAGGTATCAGAACCTATCCCTGAAGCAGGCGAACCTGTTCCCCAGTTAAAGTCCACGTTACTATCTGTGCGCGTAAATTTGAGATTTGTGAGGTTGTAATTGTCATAATACTCACCACGCAAGCCATTACCAATTAGTTCCATTTGCGATTCTCCCGAAGTAAAAAAATTTGCAGCCTGGTTATGTTTTTTCTAGATTTACTGAAAATTTTCTTGTAGATAATTAGGTAATTAACTACTTGTATTTCGCTATAATTAGCAACCCCATTCGTCAATTTGCTTTAGAAATTAACGGCTATTTTTTAACAATAATTGAGGGAAAAGGCGCTATTTAGAGTTCCTTGAAATTACTTACATACGTTTGATTTGCGTAATTCTTATTTAAGTATTACTGATAATACTATACCCATAAACCAGCCCCAAGTTTAAGAATTACTAGTTATTTACAAAGTTTTTGCAAATTTTTTGTAAAGTTTTTGCAAATTTTTTGTAAAGCTTTTTTGACAAGGTTTGTCATAGTAATATTAGAGCGATCAAGAATTTGTAACGACTAATTTTTAACTATGTTAAATACAGCTTAAATTCCAAAAGTGATGCACAAGGTAACAATTTTTTTATGCGCTTTTCTCCTCAGATTGTTTATTTCGTTTATTACTCATGACAATATTGAGGTGCAGAACTGAAATTTTGTGGTGTTACCGTTGCAGTTTTTGCTACAAGAACCACTTGACCTTGAGAATTTTTCACCCATCCTTGAGCTTCTACAATATGGGACGTACTATCAAAAGATTCCTGATTTTTCCCTAATTTTTCCTCATCTATGTAGGCAGGAGAGGCATTGAGAGCGCGGTTGCTTCTCGACAACGCTACCTCTCTTAAATCTATCCAAGTTGCTTCATTTCTAATGGGTTCATTTGGCGACGGTGGCAAGCCACCTCTGCCAGTAACGATAAATTCGCTTTTCTCCTCACCACGACGGCGACAATTAGAGGCAACTAACATAGCAGCATTAACAGGATTTGTAGGCAAGTCCACTAAACCGGAACTAGGGTTAACGTCCGGGGTATTGATGGCTAGAGTGCCGCTTAAGGCAGAATTTGCACCTGTTGCGGTGATGTCGTTAGTGGGCAGATTTCTCGGATCTAAAAGGGCAGAAGCGTCGGTATTGAGTAGTCTTTGCAATTCTTCTCTGGTGCGTGTCTGTAAGCCAAATATACCTTTGGTGTCGATCGTAATGTTACCGCCTTGAGAATTTATCGAGTTGGCAGTGATATCGCTATTTTCTAAACCGACGATGACATCAGCATTAATGGAGATATTACCACCGATCGCATTTTCACCTCGTGCATTAGTGGTAATTCTGCTGCCTCGACGCAATACCAAACTATCGGAACGTAAGTTAATAGTTGCCTGCACTTTGTTGGAGTCAGTGTTGGAACTGCGGGTGTTAGCATCTAGAAAAGCTTGATTGTCCAAATAAATAGAGCGAGCATTGATATTTAAACTACCTGCATTCCCTTCTCCTAAACTGCTCACAGCTAGTACGACTCCATCTCGCAACACCAAATTTGTCGTGTTGATGTTCAAATCACCCGCTATTCCGGTTGATTCTGGAAGGGTAAAAGCACCAAGCATAAATACTATAAGGGATGAGCCGATTCCTATCACTTCCACAGACTCAGAAGCATCAATCTCGATCGTTCCCCCTTTTCCCGACCCGGATACAGCCGCTCCAATCGCTGCCGAATTTTGGATAATAAACCTACGAGTCCTAATCTTGATGTCGCCAGCATCTCCGGTACTGAGGGTAGAAGCAAACAAGCCAGTATTAACTGGGGCACCCAGAAGAGAAAAATTATTACCTCCAATGAATTCGGCTTTTTCAGAGGCATTTATAGTGATAGTTCCACCCTTTCCCGCGCCAGCAGTGCCTGCGATCGCTAACCCCAAATTCTGAAAAAGTAGAGAACTGGTATTAATAACTATGTCGCCTGCTGCGCCAGTACTTCCAGGTTTATTACCTGTAATCAAGCCGGAGTTATTAACCTCTGTGGAATTTGTTGCATTGATACTTAAAGAGCCACCTTCAGCTACTCCAGTGTTAGAAGCAACAATGAAAGCTCCATTCTGAGCAGTAAACCTAGAAGTGTGAATTTCTATGTTTCCCGCATCTCCTTCTCCAAAACTGATAGTAAACAAGCCATTGCGGAATTGAGGTATGTCTGATTCAAAGCCAGCAATCTGTTGCAGGGTTTCCACAAATCCTCCAGTTCCCATCAATTCTACTGAGCCGGAGGCATTAACAATAATATTTCCTCCAGAAATCGATCCCAAGCTAAAAGAGATAATACGTGACCCAGAACTTAGTTGCAGGTTACGCGCTTGAATACGGATGTCGCCCCCACCTGTACCACTAGTATCAACCGTTGCTCCATTCCTCAGTTGAATATCTCCAAATTTATGGATGCCAGAATAGTCTAAAGCAAAACCTTTGTCGATTGGTGTAAGCGTTACATCACCTTCAGTAACACTTCCAAGTTCAATCCGTCCTCCTGGTGTTGTTGGTACTGGATTTCCGTTTACTATCGTAATGGGAATTCCACCTGCAACAATACCTGATGCTAAAGGATTGTTACTACCTTCGATCGTTAAATTCCCACCTACCAATGCTATGGTCTTTCCTGTTTGGACGGCAAGATTTGACCCCTGTACAATAAT
Proteins encoded:
- a CDS encoding ABC transporter ATP-binding protein: MLYLRELSYHPAATPAPILKSINLELAPQQMGLVIGPSGSGKSTLLEVLAGLSENTSGRVLWRDQELTPEHLQQLAGLVFQFPERYFCGGTILEELRLGHPELGAQRVQEALTEVGLAHLSLNTSPHSLSGGQQRRLALAVQLIRQPHLLLLDEPTAGLDWSMRRQLVNLLGKLKNHLSLFVVTHDAGDLLTIADRCWTLNHGELIAVDPDKVKTGDCKSRSTEEQGGTITVKK
- a CDS encoding protein kinase domain-containing protein: MIPELLNNRYLLLQKLGGGGFGDTFLAEDTNMPSKRRCVIKQLKPIENKPEVYQLVKERFAREAVVLEELGEGNHQIPKLYAYFTINEQFYLVQEWIAGQTLGKKLQLEGVQTESFVRGFLLDILPVLDYVHSKKMVHRDIKPDNIIIRESDGKPVLIDFGAVKETMGTIVNSHGSTTSSIVIGTSGFMPPEQAAGRPVYASDLYSLGMTAIYLLTHRTPKTLDIDYQTGEILWQQYALNISLSLVRVLQKAVQSHWCDRYQTANEMLEALKLDSTLIPSTVTLLATSPKKADENVKQNPAPAEQINQKNLLIIGSIILICLVSIPTIYRTFFNSIPQPNLKQSIPVIPQINFPKNYDFTWLSQRQVTDADLFDKNALELDVLRNSIYARYGRKFRSQELQEYFSSQSWYRSIYSPESFPDNLLTPLEQKNVVYILEYQERNGLRWVK
- a CDS encoding alpha/beta hydrolase translates to MGDIQIIRDFYSFGEQTNRTLRIFTPTAYHEQPYKRFPVLYMLDGQNIFSHPESAVYDTWCANIALEDLISQGTIQPWIIVGIDHLPNRMEEYSPWQDGRGHLTSEFLVNSLKPYIDRQYRTLTDPQNTAILGSSMGGLFALYIGKTYPQLFGRIGGISPALMFGGDFMFRYWDRHTRFWSKILLYVGSAEQYNYYGTELDFVPINEYFYQHLKNLGYTEQELSFVLAESEIHHETAWQKRLPEILTWLLEPTVGSGWF
- a CDS encoding glycosyl hydrolase family 28-related protein, encoding MELIGNGLRGEYYDNYNLTNLKFTRTDSNVDFNWGTGSPASGIGSDTFSVRWTGQIQPETSGNYTFFVRANDGVRLWVNGKQLIDDWEDAGVVSERSGSISLSGNQKYDIKLEYLEWEGSASAQLLWSGPSLNKQVIPQSHLYSIALGDSAPPTAGVTAPDILTEGGSVYDFTVTYSDNTAVNVGTLNSSDILVTGSQGFSQMATLIGVNNNSNGTPRTATYRITAPGGSWTIDDNGRYTFALQPNQVSDTSGNFMPASTLGSFQVNLPLPTNVENENIVFPADSGVINVKTQFGAKGDGVTDDTAAIQAALDAYPNGNRIIYLPNGVYLVSDRLNWPEGTVEGQEYKRTILQGQSEQGTIIKLKDNAAGFTDVNEPKSVIFTGPSPAQRFRNSIRNLTLDTGRGNIGAIGIQFNASNQGTVREVTIRSGDGLGVNGLDMNFMDEIGPLLVKNVTVQGFQYGIRTGFTVNSQTFENIKLENQSVYGFYNTGQVINIRGLTSTNGVTAVYNARGRMTLIDASFTGINGAINQPALRNDPANSLFVRNLTTSGYQAAIQSAGNIQTGPLIGEFSSGGIRSLFETPTKTLNLPIRETPDVPWDNPTTTPWANVVSFGAIPDDGRDDSEAVQRAIDSGRTTVYFPNGTYDLRNTVLVRNNVRRVIGTEAKVIVGTESNQSYTGFKLVDGTSPVVVFERLEGGYYQNPTFENASARTIVIRHSLNVSGNMTGSGDVFLEDVVSNPFSNWTFNQQNIWARQFNVEYQGTHITNNGGNLWILGLKTERGGTLIHTKNGGKTELLGGFAYTTTAAPDGTQNDPMFINDESSISVSLAEINYGGGPNYTTYIQEKRNGITRNLSRSSVPSFVGSGRQIPLYVGYKG
- a CDS encoding filamentous hemagglutinin N-terminal domain-containing protein, whose amino-acid sequence is MSGGFLLVSFSFFIAQAQAQIVPDATLPVNSIVTPSGNTNIIEGGTRAGGNLFHSFGEFSIPTGGEAFFNNALDVQNIFSRVTGRSISDIDGLIRANGTANLFLLNPNGIIFGPNAQLNIGGSFLASTANSIKFSDGMEFGIANPSSLPLLTINVPIGLQYTSQQSLSANVQTSSAIIVQGSNLAVQTGKTIALVGGNLTIEGSNNPLASGIVAGGIPITIVNGNPVPTTPGGRIELGSVTEGDVTLTPIDKGFALDYSGIHKFGDIQLRNGATVDTSGTGGGDIRIQARNLQLSSGSRIISFSLGSISGGNIIVNASGSVELMGTGGFVETLQQIAGFESDIPQFRNGLFTISFGEGDAGNIEIHTSRFTAQNGAFIVASNTGVAEGGSLSINATNSTEVNNSGLITGNKPGSTGAAGDIVINTSSLLFQNLGLAIAGTAGAGKGGTITINASEKAEFIGGNNFSLLGAPVNTGLFASTLSTGDAGDIKIRTRRFIIQNSAAIGAAVSGSGKGGTIEIDASESVEVIGIGSSLIVFMLGAFTLPESTGIAGDLNINTTNLVLRDGVVLAVSSLGEGNAGSLNINARSIYLDNQAFLDANTRSSNTDSNKVQATINLRSDSLVLRRGSRITTNARGENAIGGNISINADVIVGLENSDITANSINSQGGNITIDTKGIFGLQTRTREELQRLLNTDASALLDPRNLPTNDITATGANSALSGTLAINTPDVNPSSGLVDLPTNPVNAAMLVASNCRRRGEEKSEFIVTGRGGLPPSPNEPIRNEATWIDLREVALSRSNRALNASPAYIDEEKLGKNQESFDSTSHIVEAQGWVKNSQGQVVLVAKTATVTPQNFSSAPQYCHE